DNA from Candidatus Nezhaarchaeota archaeon:
AATCTTAAGCAAGCGAACCAAGAGCCTGCTGGTGCTAATGCAAATAGCTTACGCAGTTCCGCTAATAATGAGAATAGCTGAAGCCTACTACAACTCGCTGGATGCTTTCTCCACCGGGAAGCCCATTGGGGACTCGGCTGGCCCTATGGTTGCAGGAAGGTTTATGCTAGGCTACCCATGCGTACGTGTGGCTGAGGACATGGTGGCTTCTCAAGTGCCCGTTGATGGGAGGAAGCTCATAGTATTAAAGGCAGAGGGCCCAGGGGGCAAAGTGGGGAAGCCTGGGGACGCTGTAGTCAAGGTGGTCGAGGAGCACCAGAACAAGGTGGCTAGGATAATAATGGTGGACGCGGCCCAGAAGCTTGAGGGAGAGCGCACAGGGCAGGTTGTTGAGGGCGTCGGCGCAGCCATAGGCGACCCTGGCCCTGAGAAGTATAAGATTGAAGAGGTAGCTACTAAGTACAAGATACCGCTCGACGCAGTAGTTATAAAGGAGGCTATAGAGGAGGCCGTGTCGACGATGAAGAAGGAGATAGTGGACGGCGTAGAGGCGGCTGTGGAGAGGGTGAAGGAGATCATTAGGACTAGGACTAAGGACGGCGACGTAGTCATACTAGCGGGGATAGGTAACACCATAGGAATAGGGAACGGGTGATCGTGGTGACGAGGCCCCTCGTACCCGTCTTAGCTGCTGCCTCAGCAGCACTAGCCCTCGTCCTAATAGCGGTCGGCATAACTACACGCCACGTTGAGACCGTAGTGTCGCTGCTCTTCTTCTTAGCTCTGATCGCGGCTTCAACCAGCTTGGTGTTCATGGCGGTGCAGCGTAAGCCTCCGCCTAAGCATGTTCCTAGCGTAGTTACTGTAGTTAACTGCTTGGGCTGTGACTACCGTGAGGAGAGGGAGTTCAAAACAGGTGACTTCGTCTTTAAGAGGCTAGGTAGCTGTGCTAAGTGCGGCAAGGAGCTCTTCATAGCGTCAATATACTCGGTCGCCAGGACTAGAGAGAGTTAGAGGCTGCCATGGATGAGTATGAGGTTAAGTGCTACTTAAGGGCAGGGAGGGCGGCGGCCAAGGCGCTAGAGGAGGTCTGCCATAGGGTACACGAGGGCGCCTTGATTAAGGAGCTCTGCGAGCTAGCTGAAGCTACCGTTAGAAAAGAGGGGGCCTACCCCGCCTTCCCATGCAACGTATCCATTAATAGCACTGCAGCTCACTACACAGCCCTAGCAGACGATGAGGAGGTCGTGCCTAAGGGGGCCGTCGTAAAGGTAGACGTAGGGGCTCACGTCGAGGGGTACATAGGCGACGTGGCTGCCACGGTGTCGCTCAATCCAGAGGCTGAGCCTCTGCTTAGAGCAGCCCAGGAGGCTCTTAATAGGGCCCTTGAGTTAATGAAGCCGGGCGTGCCCCTGTCGAGGGTGGGGTGGGCCATCGAGGCAACGATCAAATCCTATGGTCTTAAGCCGATACAGAACTTGACTGGCCACGGCCTCTCGAGATACTCGCTTCACACAGGGGTCGCTGTGCCTAATGTTAGGCAGGCCGGGGGGGTCGTTGAAGATGGAGGGGCCTACGCAATAGAGCCCTTCGCGACTAATGGGGAGGGGTACGTTATTGACAGCGAGAAGATCACAATATTTAGATATTCGAGGGCGGGGAAGGTTAAGGGTGAGAGGGCTAGAAGCTTTCTCGAGGAGGTTCAAAGCAGGTTTAAGACCCTCCCCTTCACTGAGCGCTGGCTTATTAATAAGTGGAAGCTTGGCGAAGTTAGAAAGCTTCTTAGTTTACTAACTCAGCAAGGGCTCCTTCACGCCTACCCTGTCCTAGTGGAGAGGGGCGGGGGGGTGGTGAGTCAGTTTGAGCACACGGTGATCGTGGTAGAGGGTAGGTCCGTGGTGACTACGCTTTATGAGTAAGCTGGGCCAAAGCCAGCCAGTATGTAAGTATAGGAAGGTGGCTGTGGGGGGGACTTTCGATAGGCTTCACCGTGGCCACAAGGCCTTGTTGGAGAGAGCTTTCAGCGTTGGTATGGAGGTCCTCATAGGGGTAGCCTCAGACGAGATGGTTGAGAGTAAGCATACGTCAGCCTGTAGGGTAGCTAGCTTTGAAGAGAGGGTAGCTAAGCTTGTTTCCTTTATAAGCGGGAGGGGGTGGCTTAGCCGCGCACGCATCTTAAAGATAGAGAGCCCTGAAGGGGTGCTCCTAGAAGACCCCTCAATAGAGGCGCTAGTAGTAAGCGAGGAGACCCTTCGAAGGGGGCTTGACATTAATCGTAAGCGAGTCGAGAAAGGGCTTCCACCCTATGAGCTAGAGGTGGTGGACATGGTGCTCGCTGAAGACGGGAGGCCTATTTCCTCGTCTAGGATTAGGGCTGGCGAGATAGATGAGGAGGGTAGGCTTAAGTCGAGTAGGCTAAGTAGATGATCGAGACTAAGAGAATTGATAATGAGCCTGCTAGGCAGACGTAGTCGTTGGCCTTAAGCCTCAGCTCAAAGAGCCAAGTTCTCTTCTTTAAGGCCCCGAAGCACCTGCTCTCCATGGCCTCAGCTACTCGGCCACTCCTCCTTATGGCTGAGACTACGAGCGGAACCAGTATAGGCACTGCGTTCTTTACTCTCTTAAAGAAGCTAGTTTTGAGGTTAAGCCCCCTCGCCTGCTGAGCCTCAATTATTATCTGAGCCTCGCGGGCCAGTGTGGGGATGAACCTCATGGCCATGGAGAGCTCTATGGCCAGCTCGTATGGCAGCTTGAGCTTAACTAAGGCTAATGGTAGGTCGTCTGGGCTGGTGGTTAGGAAGAAGGAGGAGGATGAAGCTGCGAGGGTAATTAGCAGTAGCACCATGGAGACAGCGAAGGCGAGGCCCATAGTCCACGCGTTCACTGACAAAATTACTAGTGCTAAGAGGGATAGTCCGCGTGAGGCCTTGAGCCATTGTTTGAGGCTGCCGCTAAGCGCTAGTAGGATGACTGAAAGCACTGCTAGTAGTA
Protein-coding regions in this window:
- a CDS encoding DUF1512 domain-containing protein codes for the protein MLRISLAQLLPPGDPYQILFSLIYLLAFITLFMFFNQHFQRMWWTRDVEKAIVRLERYVKHSKEVLLKSVVDQGKPDFDPSKPIEDFLDFFVIEPVDRDPYGVLKRLEHILDVERSHFRSFVARVAPKADPVSAANLEDLIAVTMALNSIYKITKHYLILSKRTKSLLVLMQIAYAVPLIMRIAEAYYNSLDAFSTGKPIGDSAGPMVAGRFMLGYPCVRVAEDMVASQVPVDGRKLIVLKAEGPGGKVGKPGDAVVKVVEEHQNKVARIIMVDAAQKLEGERTGQVVEGVGAAIGDPGPEKYKIEEVATKYKIPLDAVVIKEAIEEAVSTMKKEIVDGVEAAVERVKEIIRTRTKDGDVVILAGIGNTIGIGNG
- the map gene encoding type II methionyl aminopeptidase codes for the protein MDEYEVKCYLRAGRAAAKALEEVCHRVHEGALIKELCELAEATVRKEGAYPAFPCNVSINSTAAHYTALADDEEVVPKGAVVKVDVGAHVEGYIGDVAATVSLNPEAEPLLRAAQEALNRALELMKPGVPLSRVGWAIEATIKSYGLKPIQNLTGHGLSRYSLHTGVAVPNVRQAGGVVEDGGAYAIEPFATNGEGYVIDSEKITIFRYSRAGKVKGERARSFLEEVQSRFKTLPFTERWLINKWKLGEVRKLLSLLTQQGLLHAYPVLVERGGGVVSQFEHTVIVVEGRSVVTTLYE
- a CDS encoding phosphopantetheine adenylyltransferase — encoded protein: MSKLGQSQPVCKYRKVAVGGTFDRLHRGHKALLERAFSVGMEVLIGVASDEMVESKHTSACRVASFEERVAKLVSFISGRGWLSRARILKIESPEGVLLEDPSIEALVVSEETLRRGLDINRKRVEKGLPPYELEVVDMVLAEDGRPISSSRIRAGEIDEEGRLKSSRLSR
- a CDS encoding energy-coupling factor transporter transmembrane protein EcfT, whose protein sequence is MSFLQTFSYGRGSSPLHKLDPRSKMALVASIITSAILLRGRLEASLLLAVLSVILLALSGSLKQWLKASRGLSLLALVILSVNAWTMGLAFAVSMVLLLITLAASSSSFFLTTSPDDLPLALVKLKLPYELAIELSMAMRFIPTLAREAQIIIEAQQARGLNLKTSFFKRVKNAVPILVPLVVSAIRRSGRVAEAMESRCFGALKKRTWLFELRLKANDYVCLAGSLSILLVSIIYLAYST